The following are encoded together in the Aciduricibacillus chroicocephali genome:
- a CDS encoding valine--tRNA ligase produces the protein MEEKQTSLPPKYNPGEVEENRYQFWLDGKFFEAGQDLDKEPFTIVIPPPNVTGKLHLGHAWDTTMQDTISRMKRMQGYDVLWLPGMDHAGIATQAKVEAKLREEGKSRYDLGREKFLDTVWEWKEEYAGFIRKQWEKMGLGLDYSRERFTMDEGLSEAVRKVFVTLYEKGLIYRGEYIINWDPATKTALSDIEVIYEEVQGKFYHLRYPIKDSDETIEIATTRPETMLGDTAVAVHPEDERYKHLIGKKVILPIVGREIEIVADDYVDMEFGSGAVKITPAHDPNDFEIGNRHNLERILVMNEDGTMNARAGKYEGLDRFECRKQIIKDLQDMNVLFEIEDHVHQVGHSERSGAVVEPYLSTQWFVNMQPLADEAVAMQQSEGKVNFVPDRFEKTYLRWMENIRDWCISRQLWWGHRIPAWYHKETGEIHVGMEAPADAENWKQDEDVLDTWFSSALWPFSTMGWPDEEAPDFKRYFPTDVLVTGYDIIFFWVSRMIFQSKQFTGERPFKDVLIHGLIRDAEGRKMSKSLGNGVDPMDVIEKYGADSLRYFLLTGSTPGQDLRFHWEKVESTWNFANKVWNASRFSLMNMEGFTYEDIDLSGEKSLADKWILTRLNETIEQVTRNTDKYEFGEAGRHLYNFIWDDLCDWYIEMAKLPLYGDDEKAKKMTRSVLAHTLDQTMRMLHPFMPFITEEIWQQLPHQGESITVAEWPKVNPEFQDDQAVTEMERLTSIIKAIRNIRSEVDTPMSKQIKLMIQAENATIVDELNSERSYLERFCNTSELEIAEAVDAPAKAMSAVVTGAELFLPLEGLIDFDKEIARLEKELEKWTKEVERVQKKLGNQGFIAKAPEKVVEEEKQKEKDYLEKQAKVKARLEELK, from the coding sequence CCGAAGTACAATCCGGGGGAAGTTGAAGAAAACCGTTATCAATTCTGGCTAGATGGCAAGTTCTTTGAAGCAGGGCAGGATCTTGACAAAGAACCGTTCACAATTGTCATTCCGCCGCCGAACGTTACAGGAAAGCTCCATTTGGGACATGCCTGGGATACGACAATGCAAGATACGATTTCACGTATGAAGCGTATGCAGGGCTACGACGTCCTCTGGCTTCCGGGAATGGACCATGCCGGTATTGCGACACAGGCAAAAGTTGAGGCAAAACTACGCGAAGAAGGCAAGAGCCGCTACGACCTTGGGCGCGAGAAGTTCCTTGATACTGTTTGGGAATGGAAAGAAGAGTATGCAGGATTCATCCGCAAGCAATGGGAGAAGATGGGCCTTGGCCTCGACTATTCACGTGAGCGTTTCACAATGGATGAAGGTCTTTCTGAAGCGGTACGCAAAGTATTCGTAACCCTTTATGAAAAAGGACTTATCTACCGCGGTGAATACATCATTAACTGGGATCCGGCTACGAAAACAGCACTCTCTGATATTGAAGTTATCTATGAAGAAGTGCAGGGCAAGTTCTACCATTTGCGCTATCCAATCAAAGATTCTGATGAAACAATTGAAATTGCAACGACTCGACCAGAGACAATGCTTGGAGATACTGCTGTTGCCGTTCATCCTGAAGACGAGCGCTACAAGCACCTCATCGGCAAAAAGGTAATTTTGCCAATCGTCGGCCGTGAGATTGAGATTGTTGCAGATGATTATGTCGATATGGAATTTGGTTCCGGAGCGGTTAAGATTACACCTGCACATGACCCGAATGACTTTGAAATTGGTAATCGACACAATCTTGAGCGCATTCTTGTTATGAATGAAGATGGCACAATGAACGCACGTGCTGGCAAGTACGAAGGACTGGACCGTTTCGAATGCCGTAAGCAAATCATAAAAGACTTGCAAGATATGAACGTTCTGTTTGAAATTGAAGATCACGTCCATCAAGTTGGTCATTCAGAACGCAGTGGTGCAGTCGTTGAGCCTTATCTTTCAACACAGTGGTTCGTAAACATGCAGCCGCTTGCTGACGAAGCTGTAGCAATGCAGCAGTCGGAAGGCAAAGTGAACTTCGTGCCAGATCGTTTTGAGAAGACGTATTTGCGCTGGATGGAGAATATCCGTGACTGGTGTATTTCCCGTCAGCTTTGGTGGGGGCACCGCATTCCGGCTTGGTATCATAAGGAAACAGGTGAGATCCATGTAGGCATGGAAGCACCAGCTGATGCCGAGAACTGGAAGCAAGATGAAGATGTTCTTGACACATGGTTCTCTTCCGCACTTTGGCCGTTTTCAACAATGGGCTGGCCGGATGAAGAAGCACCGGACTTCAAGCGCTACTTCCCGACAGATGTACTCGTAACAGGTTATGACATTATCTTCTTCTGGGTTTCACGCATGATCTTCCAGTCCAAGCAATTCACTGGCGAGCGTCCTTTCAAAGATGTTCTGATTCATGGTCTTATCCGTGATGCAGAAGGACGCAAAATGTCCAAGTCCCTTGGAAATGGTGTCGACCCGATGGATGTCATTGAGAAGTATGGTGCTGATTCATTGCGTTACTTCCTGCTTACAGGTTCAACACCGGGTCAGGATTTACGCTTCCATTGGGAAAAAGTTGAATCAACATGGAACTTCGCCAACAAAGTGTGGAACGCATCACGCTTCTCACTTATGAACATGGAAGGTTTCACATATGAAGACATTGATCTTTCCGGTGAGAAATCACTTGCTGACAAATGGATTCTTACACGCTTGAATGAAACAATTGAGCAAGTGACACGCAACACGGATAAATATGAATTCGGTGAAGCAGGCCGCCATTTGTACAACTTCATCTGGGATGACTTGTGTGACTGGTATATCGAGATGGCGAAATTGCCACTTTACGGTGACGATGAGAAGGCAAAGAAAATGACTCGTTCTGTTCTAGCTCATACATTGGATCAGACAATGCGCATGTTGCATCCGTTCATGCCGTTCATCACAGAGGAAATTTGGCAGCAGCTTCCGCATCAGGGCGAATCTATTACGGTAGCTGAATGGCCAAAAGTGAACCCTGAATTCCAGGATGATCAAGCAGTTACGGAAATGGAACGTCTTACTTCAATTATCAAGGCAATCCGTAATATCCGCTCTGAAGTGGATACACCAATGTCCAAGCAGATCAAGCTGATGATCCAAGCTGAGAACGCGACAATCGTTGATGAGCTAAACAGCGAACGTAGTTATCTTGAACGCTTCTGTAATACGAGTGAACTGGAAATTGCCGAAGCTGTCGACGCTCCTGCTAAAGCGATGTCCGCTGTCGTGACAGGTGCTGAATTGTTCTTGCCGCTTGAAGGACTGATTGATTTCGATAAAGAGATTGCTCGTCTTGAGAAAGAACTTGAGAAATGGACGAAAGAAGTAGAACGTGTCCAGAAGAAACTCGGCAACCAGGGCTTCATCGCAAAAGCTCCTGAGAAGGTTGTTGAGGAAGAAAAACAAAAAGAAAAAGATTATCTTGAAAAGCAGGCGAAAGTAAAAGCACGCTTGGAAGAATTGAAATAA